A genome region from Archaeoglobus fulgidus DSM 4304 includes the following:
- a CDS encoding thiamine pyrophosphate-binding protein, with protein sequence MAQISGGELLVRCLIKENVRYIFGVPGGQLLTFLDAIKRVGEKHGMKFVNCRHEQAAASMADAYARVSGEIGVCVGTIGPGGADLVPGVYPAFADSVPMLVITAQNQTWKSYPDHGSMQALDQYHLFKPITKWNAVVSHWERIPELVQRAIRIALSGRPGPVHLDFPSDVLYNGQEESFAKVYGPERYRPMKPPVGHPELVEKAAEMLYNAERPLIHAGTGVLRAKAWNELRELAEYLGAVVTTTMGGRGAIPEDHPLCILPASPAAITAQNEADVILVVGSKMGDLDFWGKPPAWGDPEQQKTIQIDIDPEMIALNRPVDVAIVGDAKETLKALIEAVKKKGEKREPVDRLKEYRKMQQDWLEGFLKLAESGEKPIHPLRVIKEVREFYPRNAISCVDGGNTAVWASYLNRIYEPNTFLWAADSGHLGTGLPYAIGAKLANPDRPVYLIAGDGAFGLTMEELETASREGVKITAVVMNDGCWGMIKGSQKAAFGGRFIGVDFKDVRYDKVAESMGWYGQRVEEPEDIATALDKAESSDKPALLDVKISQEANLSPPDLITLSIVWLEGCNPPPV encoded by the coding sequence ATGGCGCAGATTTCTGGAGGAGAGTTGCTTGTGAGGTGTTTGATAAAGGAGAATGTCAGGTACATCTTTGGAGTTCCGGGAGGGCAGCTTCTCACCTTCCTCGATGCGATAAAAAGGGTTGGGGAGAAGCACGGAATGAAGTTCGTAAACTGCAGGCACGAACAGGCTGCGGCGAGCATGGCAGATGCTTACGCAAGAGTTAGCGGTGAGATTGGGGTTTGCGTTGGCACGATAGGCCCGGGTGGGGCTGATTTGGTTCCGGGAGTTTATCCTGCCTTTGCGGACAGCGTTCCCATGCTCGTAATCACAGCTCAAAACCAGACGTGGAAGAGCTACCCTGACCACGGCTCAATGCAGGCTTTAGACCAGTACCACCTCTTCAAGCCAATAACGAAGTGGAATGCGGTGGTTTCACACTGGGAGAGGATTCCAGAACTCGTTCAGAGGGCCATAAGAATTGCCCTTTCGGGCAGGCCGGGGCCTGTGCACCTTGATTTCCCATCTGACGTGCTCTACAACGGTCAGGAGGAGAGCTTTGCGAAGGTTTACGGGCCTGAGCGCTACAGACCGATGAAGCCCCCTGTGGGGCATCCTGAGCTGGTGGAGAAGGCTGCTGAAATGCTCTACAACGCTGAGAGACCGCTCATTCACGCAGGGACAGGGGTTCTGAGGGCTAAGGCTTGGAATGAGCTTAGAGAGCTTGCCGAGTATCTTGGAGCTGTTGTAACAACCACAATGGGCGGGAGGGGAGCAATTCCGGAAGACCACCCGCTCTGCATCCTCCCTGCAAGTCCGGCAGCAATCACAGCCCAGAACGAGGCTGATGTTATTCTGGTTGTTGGAAGCAAGATGGGCGACTTGGATTTCTGGGGAAAGCCACCAGCATGGGGTGACCCTGAGCAGCAGAAGACCATTCAGATAGACATCGACCCAGAGATGATTGCCCTAAACCGCCCAGTTGATGTTGCAATTGTTGGAGATGCTAAGGAGACTCTGAAGGCGTTGATTGAGGCGGTGAAGAAGAAGGGGGAGAAGAGGGAGCCGGTTGACAGGCTCAAGGAATACAGGAAAATGCAGCAGGATTGGCTTGAGGGGTTTTTGAAGCTGGCTGAAAGCGGTGAGAAGCCCATTCACCCGCTGAGGGTGATTAAGGAGGTCAGGGAGTTTTATCCCAGAAACGCCATCTCCTGCGTTGATGGAGGCAACACGGCAGTTTGGGCTTCATATCTCAACAGAATTTACGAGCCCAACACCTTCCTGTGGGCGGCTGACTCTGGCCACCTTGGCACGGGACTGCCATACGCCATCGGAGCGAAGCTTGCCAACCCCGACAGGCCCGTTTACCTGATAGCGGGGGATGGTGCCTTCGGCCTGACAATGGAGGAACTTGAGACGGCAAGCAGGGAAGGGGTGAAAATTACAGCTGTGGTCATGAACGACGGCTGCTGGGGGATGATTAAAGGCTCGCAGAAGGCGGCCTTTGGCGGGAGGTTCATAGGTGTTGACTTCAAGGATGTCAGATACGATAAAGTGGCTGAGTCGATGGGATGGTACGGGCAGAGGGTTGAGGAGCCCGAGGACATTGCCACAGCACTCGACAAGGCTGAAAGCTCAGACAAACCAGCTTTACTGGACGTGAAAATCTCGCAGGAGGCCAATCTCTCCCCGCCAGACTTGATTACTCTCTCAATCGTGTGGCTTGAGGGCTGCAATCCTCCACCAGTATGA
- a CDS encoding zinc-dependent alcohol dehydrogenase gives MRALVVELRLWKAALSLLLGKVTKSVYYSPLSLLKYYKNYPEPALPDEDWVKVKTRLCGICGSDLRIITLQESFYLAPLTSFPFIPGHEVVGEVVEVGKEADAQEGERVVINTALSCRVRGFDDCDACRKGHFAACHNVDRGRISPGIFTGTCRDTGGGWAEYFVAHESQLVRVPEGIRDENAVFAEPLTIGIHSALRSFPDDGEVVAIVGCGVIGICTIIALRHLGFRGEIIGIDISERQAELARKFGADGVVTENPVERIAEMTGGRVYRPPRDKPMFIGGGVDVAFECTGIPQTVDTALRITKPLGRVVIAGTVAKMGVDWAPVFAKELSVLGTFGCGIEEVNGEKRDAFDIAFEILKKVDLSSLLTHRFTIEDYKKALRAAIEKGKSGAVKVAFDFTL, from the coding sequence ATGAGGGCTCTGGTTGTTGAGTTAAGGCTTTGGAAAGCAGCACTGAGCCTGCTGCTGGGGAAGGTTACGAAAAGCGTTTACTACAGCCCCCTATCGTTGCTGAAATACTACAAAAACTACCCTGAACCTGCGCTGCCCGACGAGGACTGGGTCAAGGTAAAGACGAGGCTCTGCGGGATTTGCGGGTCAGACCTCAGAATCATAACTCTTCAGGAGAGCTTCTATTTAGCCCCGCTGACATCCTTCCCCTTCATCCCGGGCCATGAGGTGGTAGGAGAGGTTGTTGAGGTGGGGAAGGAGGCAGATGCACAGGAAGGGGAGAGGGTTGTCATCAATACAGCCCTTTCCTGCAGAGTTAGAGGATTTGATGACTGCGATGCGTGCAGAAAAGGCCATTTTGCCGCCTGCCATAATGTGGATAGGGGCAGAATCTCTCCCGGCATATTCACGGGAACGTGCAGGGATACAGGAGGAGGGTGGGCAGAGTACTTTGTGGCCCACGAATCTCAGCTTGTTAGAGTGCCAGAGGGGATTAGGGATGAAAACGCTGTGTTCGCTGAGCCGCTCACCATAGGAATCCACTCAGCCCTGAGAAGCTTTCCCGATGATGGAGAGGTTGTCGCAATTGTGGGTTGTGGTGTTATCGGCATCTGCACCATCATCGCCCTGAGACACCTTGGCTTCAGGGGTGAAATCATCGGGATTGATATAAGTGAAAGACAGGCCGAGCTGGCAAGAAAATTTGGAGCTGATGGGGTGGTAACTGAAAATCCCGTAGAGAGGATTGCCGAGATGACGGGTGGAAGAGTTTACCGCCCGCCGAGGGACAAACCAATGTTCATTGGTGGTGGGGTTGATGTGGCCTTTGAGTGCACCGGAATTCCCCAGACCGTGGATACAGCCCTGAGAATAACCAAGCCTCTTGGCAGAGTTGTGATTGCGGGAACCGTAGCCAAGATGGGCGTGGACTGGGCTCCTGTATTTGCGAAAGAGCTGAGCGTGTTGGGAACTTTTGGATGCGGAATTGAGGAGGTTAATGGGGAGAAAAGGGATGCCTTCGACATAGCCTTTGAAATCCTCAAAAAAGTTGACCTCTCTTCTCTGCTTACCCACAGATTCACCATCGAGGACTACAAGAAAGCTCTGAGGGCTGCGATTGAAAAAGGGAAAAGTGGGGCGGTGAAGGTGGCCTTTGATTTTACTCTTTGA
- a CDS encoding MFS transporter has protein sequence MNSYRWVVLAMYILAGIVSQIMWITFSPILPIVEEIYSVGDAEVGLLSAVFPIVFIVLALPVGYYVDRRGFRKAVLLGSAFFAVFGLLRAFAATFEMLLAFQTLTAVGQPFIFNSILSRAGSLPRRQDLQLVWGASPFSYEQLSASA, from the coding sequence ATGAATTCATATAGATGGGTCGTTCTTGCAATGTACATCCTTGCGGGCATCGTTTCGCAGATCATGTGGATTACCTTCTCGCCCATCCTGCCCATTGTGGAGGAAATCTACAGTGTGGGGGATGCGGAAGTCGGGCTGCTTTCTGCCGTTTTTCCAATCGTCTTCATAGTCCTCGCTCTTCCAGTAGGCTACTACGTTGACAGAAGGGGGTTCAGGAAAGCGGTTCTGCTGGGAAGTGCCTTCTTTGCCGTTTTTGGCCTGCTGAGGGCCTTTGCAGCAACCTTTGAAATGCTGCTGGCATTCCAAACTCTAACCGCTGTGGGGCAGCCTTTCATATTCAACAGCATCTTGTCAAGAGCTGGTTCCCTGCCGAGGAGGCAGGACTTGCAACTGGTCTGGGGAGCATCTCCCTTTTCATATGAACAATTGTCGGCCTCGGCCTGA
- a CDS encoding MFS transporter, which yields MTVSIGFESMLLIYGIFAFVVLVFFYLLGKETGGEMEEEYRLREYLEVLKNRNVVILSVIAFIGVGIFTAYLTWVEPVLEEHGLTVETAGLTATAFLLGGIFGSIIIPALSDRAGKRKPFLYLCFIISAVLFYIHAIAFGMAMVAAVLFVLGFFFISALPLALDLSATSVGEQFAGTANSSLWLFSQVGSVVLIVLFESMASWNSTLLLSAGLLAVSFLLALQLKE from the coding sequence TTGACGGTAAGCATTGGTTTCGAGAGCATGCTGCTGATTTACGGCATCTTCGCCTTCGTCGTGCTGGTTTTCTTTTACTTGCTGGGCAAGGAGACTGGAGGGGAGATGGAGGAGGAGTACAGGCTGAGGGAGTACTTAGAGGTGCTTAAAAACAGAAACGTTGTGATTCTCTCCGTCATTGCCTTCATTGGGGTGGGGATATTCACAGCCTACCTCACTTGGGTTGAGCCGGTTCTGGAGGAGCATGGCTTAACTGTGGAGACTGCTGGACTTACAGCCACAGCTTTCCTTCTGGGCGGGATTTTTGGCAGCATTATCATTCCAGCCTTATCTGACAGGGCCGGCAAAAGAAAGCCCTTCCTCTATTTATGCTTCATAATCTCAGCTGTGCTGTTTTATATCCACGCAATCGCCTTCGGTATGGCAATGGTGGCAGCTGTGCTCTTCGTTCTGGGATTCTTCTTCATCTCTGCCCTTCCACTTGCCCTCGACTTATCTGCAACTTCAGTTGGAGAGCAGTTTGCCGGAACCGCCAACTCCTCTCTATGGCTGTTCTCTCAGGTGGGTTCGGTTGTGCTGATAGTTTTGTTCGAGAGTATGGCGAGCTGGAACTCCACGCTGCTCCTCTCCGCCGGACTTCTTGCTGTGTCCTTCCTCCTCGCTCTGCAGCTCAAAGAGTAA
- a CDS encoding CDC48 family AAA ATPase — translation MEITLKVNQAYPSDSGRGIARLDPDTMLKLQISPGDIIEIEGARKTVAKVWRAPKRDWGKNIIRIDRFIRENAGVGVGDVVKVRKVEYQPAKTVILAPLKKMDLRIYGVDIGEYLKHQFLKRPVVEGDLVPLVGSPALSGFGRYNQQNQAVVFVAVKTEPKGPVVIDETTKVVYRDRPAKGFERFGKAGITYEDIGGLKEELQKVREVIELPLRYPELFQRLGIEPPKGVLLYGPPGTGKTLIAKAVANEIGASFFTINGPEIMSKFYGESEQRLREIFEEAKENAPSIIFIDEIDSIAPKREEVTGEVERRVVAQLLTLMDGLEERGQVIVIGATNRIDAVDPALRRPGRFDREIEIGVPDREGRYEIFQIHTRNMPLEAKYSREFVLDAIERFKRQVDDPELIKNLDFLYDEIKNSETEEEVKGAVKNLLPQEVIDELEVEITKAMLRSLADQTHGFVGADIEALCKEAAMKALRRYLPQIDLNEDEIPIELLESIRVTWDDFMDALREIEPSAMREVFVEIPKVTWNDVGGLEDVKREIIEAVEWPLKYPEKFKKFGIKPPKGVLLYGPPGTGKTLIAKAVANESEANFISIKGGQILSKWLGESEKAVRKIFRKARQVAPCIIFFDEIDAIAQMRGIDEGSRAVERVLNQLLTEMDGLEELHGVVVIGATNRPDILDPALLRPGRFDRMVYVRPPDKKSRLAIFKIHTRDMPLSEDVDLEELADLTEGYVGADIEAICREAVMLAIRENINAEKVEMRHFLEALKKIKPSVNEAMLNFYERFEEKMRTERMQVAATKPFMGYG, via the coding sequence ATGGAAATCACGCTAAAGGTAAATCAGGCGTATCCGAGTGATTCAGGAAGAGGAATAGCAAGATTGGACCCGGACACAATGTTAAAGCTTCAAATCTCCCCCGGAGACATAATAGAAATAGAGGGGGCCAGAAAGACCGTTGCAAAGGTCTGGAGAGCTCCGAAGAGGGACTGGGGGAAGAACATCATAAGGATTGACAGATTCATAAGGGAGAATGCCGGAGTTGGTGTTGGGGATGTCGTCAAGGTTAGGAAGGTTGAGTACCAGCCCGCAAAAACCGTAATCCTCGCCCCCCTCAAGAAGATGGATTTGAGGATTTACGGAGTCGATATTGGGGAGTATCTCAAGCACCAGTTTCTGAAAAGACCGGTTGTTGAAGGAGATTTAGTCCCTCTCGTTGGCTCTCCGGCCCTTTCGGGATTTGGAAGGTACAACCAGCAGAACCAAGCTGTGGTTTTCGTTGCAGTCAAGACCGAGCCCAAGGGCCCTGTGGTCATCGACGAGACAACCAAGGTCGTTTACAGGGACAGACCGGCAAAGGGCTTCGAGAGGTTCGGAAAGGCCGGAATCACTTACGAAGACATAGGAGGTTTAAAAGAGGAGCTTCAGAAGGTAAGAGAGGTCATAGAGCTGCCTTTAAGGTATCCGGAGCTCTTCCAGAGGCTCGGAATCGAGCCGCCGAAGGGTGTGCTGCTCTACGGTCCGCCGGGAACTGGAAAAACGTTGATTGCCAAAGCTGTGGCGAACGAGATCGGGGCCAGCTTCTTCACCATCAACGGTCCGGAAATCATGAGCAAGTTCTATGGAGAAAGCGAGCAAAGGCTGAGGGAGATTTTTGAAGAGGCGAAGGAGAACGCTCCGTCGATAATCTTCATAGACGAAATCGACTCAATCGCTCCTAAGAGAGAAGAGGTCACCGGAGAAGTTGAGAGAAGAGTCGTCGCTCAGCTTCTGACTCTGATGGACGGGCTTGAGGAGAGAGGGCAGGTTATAGTCATCGGCGCAACGAACAGAATTGACGCTGTCGATCCAGCGTTGAGAAGGCCGGGAAGGTTCGACAGGGAGATTGAGATCGGAGTGCCGGACAGAGAGGGCAGATACGAGATATTCCAGATACACACGAGGAACATGCCACTGGAGGCTAAGTACAGCAGAGAGTTCGTCCTCGATGCGATTGAGAGATTCAAGAGGCAGGTTGACGACCCTGAGCTGATAAAGAATCTCGATTTCCTCTACGACGAGATAAAGAACTCAGAGACGGAGGAGGAAGTGAAAGGAGCTGTGAAAAATCTCCTCCCGCAGGAAGTAATCGACGAGCTTGAAGTTGAGATAACTAAGGCGATGCTCCGCAGCCTTGCTGATCAAACCCACGGATTTGTTGGGGCAGACATAGAGGCTCTCTGCAAGGAGGCTGCAATGAAGGCTCTTAGGAGGTACCTGCCGCAGATTGACCTCAACGAGGACGAGATTCCGATAGAGCTGCTCGAATCGATCAGAGTGACATGGGACGACTTCATGGATGCTCTCAGAGAAATTGAGCCCTCTGCGATGAGGGAAGTTTTCGTTGAGATACCCAAGGTCACCTGGAACGACGTTGGAGGGCTTGAGGACGTTAAGAGGGAGATAATTGAGGCTGTGGAGTGGCCGCTGAAGTACCCTGAGAAGTTCAAGAAGTTCGGAATTAAGCCGCCGAAAGGTGTGCTGCTCTACGGTCCGCCGGGAACTGGTAAAACGCTGATTGCCAAAGCTGTTGCCAACGAAAGTGAGGCGAACTTCATAAGCATCAAGGGAGGGCAGATTCTAAGCAAGTGGCTCGGAGAGAGTGAGAAGGCTGTGAGGAAGATATTCAGGAAGGCGAGGCAGGTTGCACCCTGTATAATCTTCTTCGACGAAATCGATGCAATAGCCCAAATGAGAGGCATAGACGAAGGAAGTAGAGCAGTTGAGAGGGTGCTCAACCAGCTTCTGACTGAGATGGACGGTCTCGAGGAGTTGCACGGAGTTGTAGTTATTGGCGCAACCAACCGCCCGGACATTCTCGACCCCGCATTGCTCAGGCCGGGCAGATTCGACAGAATGGTTTACGTCCGCCCACCGGACAAAAAGAGCAGACTGGCAATATTCAAGATTCACACGAGGGACATGCCCCTCTCCGAAGACGTTGACCTCGAGGAGCTTGCTGATTTGACCGAAGGGTACGTTGGAGCGGACATCGAGGCGATTTGCAGAGAGGCTGTGATGCTGGCAATCAGGGAAAACATCAACGCGGAGAAGGTGGAGATGAGGCACTTCCTTGAGGCTCTGAAGAAGATAAAGCCGAGCGTCAACGAGGCCATGCTGAACTTCTACGAGAGATTCGAGGAGAAAATGAGGACCGAGAGAATGCAGGTTGCAGCAACAAAGCCCTTCATGGGCTACGGTTAA
- a CDS encoding mandelate racemase/muconate lactonizing enzyme family protein, with amino-acid sequence MKLGDLKVHTLAIPLREPIQFSWEPFPHPVYVFSIVEVEAGGFKGYSAIEFGAAYKHFLETTVKLTIQGLDIEIEDVDARLLEVGSWAIQRLGALEVAIWDLIAKREGLPLYRLLGGGRRKVKVYASTGRLLSAEETVKMVEKYAELGIDVVKLRFRRERINEDLEVLKAVAREFSDVKISVDANQAWSYTPPYWSRKKAMKVAKELENFEVLWLEEPLWKDDVEGYRWLRENTSIEISGGELEHGIQRFRMLIEGGAFDIVQADAVYSNGIQECRKVAALAEAFNLKFMPHAWDPGLGWLANLHLAASLPEKLCPYIETPLDPLWWNEVMFGVLNGEVELEKGYAKLPEQPGLGFEPDEEKMKKFRIA; translated from the coding sequence ATGAAACTGGGCGATTTGAAGGTTCACACTCTTGCAATTCCACTTCGCGAACCAATCCAGTTTTCGTGGGAGCCTTTCCCACATCCCGTTTACGTTTTCAGCATAGTAGAGGTTGAGGCGGGTGGATTCAAGGGATACTCTGCGATTGAGTTTGGTGCAGCCTACAAGCACTTTCTCGAAACGACGGTCAAGCTTACGATTCAAGGCTTAGACATTGAAATTGAAGACGTTGATGCAAGGCTGCTTGAGGTGGGCAGCTGGGCGATTCAGAGGCTTGGAGCACTGGAGGTTGCCATATGGGACCTGATTGCTAAAAGGGAAGGTTTGCCGCTTTACAGGCTGCTCGGTGGTGGTAGAAGGAAAGTCAAGGTTTACGCAAGCACAGGCAGGTTGCTTTCAGCAGAAGAAACCGTGAAAATGGTTGAAAAGTACGCCGAGCTCGGAATAGATGTGGTGAAGCTGAGGTTCAGGAGAGAAAGGATCAATGAGGACCTGGAGGTGCTGAAAGCCGTAGCGAGGGAGTTTTCCGATGTTAAGATTTCAGTTGATGCAAATCAGGCTTGGAGCTACACACCACCCTACTGGAGCAGGAAAAAAGCAATGAAGGTTGCCAAGGAGCTTGAAAACTTTGAAGTTCTCTGGCTTGAGGAGCCGCTCTGGAAGGATGACGTAGAGGGATACAGGTGGCTCAGGGAAAACACCAGCATTGAGATTTCTGGAGGAGAGCTGGAGCATGGCATCCAGAGGTTCAGAATGCTCATTGAAGGGGGAGCTTTTGACATCGTTCAGGCAGATGCGGTTTATTCGAACGGAATACAAGAGTGCAGAAAGGTCGCCGCTCTTGCTGAGGCCTTCAACCTCAAGTTTATGCCCCATGCGTGGGACCCGGGACTGGGATGGCTCGCTAACCTGCACCTCGCCGCTTCCCTTCCGGAGAAGCTATGTCCCTACATCGAAACACCGCTCGACCCCCTCTGGTGGAACGAAGTGATGTTTGGTGTGCTTAATGGTGAGGTTGAGCTGGAGAAAGGCTATGCAAAGCTTCCTGAGCAACCCGGCCTCGGCTTTGAGCCTGATGAGGAGAAAATGAAAAAATTCAGAATTGCTTAA
- the larC gene encoding nickel pincer cofactor biosynthesis protein LarC — MKVAIFDAFNGASGDMILASLLGVGISEEEIDEVVKALGIDVNYSMTTVSVRGISARRVEVEERDGERSFKEVLEIIRSSNLEEGVKKNAIAVFELIARAEGKVHGRDYREGVFHEVGADDAIFDVVCCVKAFENLKTAGYEFFATPVRAGSGFVEFSHGKYPVPPPAVLEILKSSNLEVVMDGEGELLTPTGAAILSHYCKPLKPFPIRVKEVSYGAGKRETDVPNVLRLILGETAFHDSIVVIETSVDDLSGEMIGYAMKKLLERDDVLDAVIIPAYGKKMRPASILKVISPTHRSEEVAAEVMRLTGSLGIRIIPVHHRLISERMEEVVKVEISGKEFDVRVKRSYPGFRHLKPEFDDIAVIADELNIPPHVVYREIVRKIVGAENADSNGQ, encoded by the coding sequence ATGAAGGTTGCAATATTCGATGCCTTCAACGGGGCGAGCGGGGACATGATTCTCGCATCACTGCTCGGCGTTGGTATTAGTGAGGAGGAAATAGATGAAGTTGTGAAGGCTCTCGGTATTGATGTGAATTACAGTATGACTACCGTCAGTGTTAGGGGGATAAGCGCGAGGAGGGTTGAGGTTGAAGAGAGAGATGGAGAGAGGAGCTTTAAGGAGGTTTTGGAAATTATAAGGAGCTCAAATTTGGAGGAGGGAGTGAAGAAAAATGCCATCGCAGTTTTCGAGCTAATTGCCAGAGCTGAAGGAAAGGTGCACGGAAGAGACTACAGAGAAGGTGTTTTTCATGAGGTTGGGGCTGATGACGCAATTTTTGATGTGGTTTGCTGTGTAAAGGCTTTTGAAAATTTAAAGACTGCTGGATACGAATTCTTTGCCACACCGGTTAGGGCGGGGTCAGGATTCGTCGAGTTTTCCCACGGGAAGTATCCCGTTCCTCCTCCGGCTGTGCTTGAAATACTCAAGAGCTCAAATCTGGAGGTGGTGATGGATGGTGAGGGGGAGCTTTTGACTCCTACCGGCGCGGCAATCCTCTCCCACTACTGCAAACCGCTCAAGCCCTTCCCCATCAGGGTAAAGGAGGTTTCTTACGGCGCCGGAAAGAGGGAGACTGACGTGCCAAACGTGCTGAGATTGATTCTCGGTGAAACTGCCTTTCACGACAGCATTGTAGTTATCGAGACAAGTGTGGACGATTTGAGCGGGGAGATGATTGGCTACGCGATGAAGAAGCTGCTCGAAAGAGATGACGTGCTCGATGCTGTGATAATCCCAGCTTACGGCAAGAAAATGAGACCTGCAAGCATTTTAAAGGTCATCTCTCCTACGCACAGGTCAGAGGAGGTTGCTGCGGAGGTCATGAGGCTCACCGGTAGCCTTGGGATAAGAATAATACCCGTTCACCACAGGTTGATTTCGGAAAGGATGGAGGAGGTAGTGAAGGTTGAGATTAGCGGCAAGGAGTTTGATGTGAGGGTGAAAAGGTCCTACCCGGGATTCAGACATCTCAAGCCGGAGTTCGATGACATTGCGGTGATAGCGGATGAGCTGAACATTCCGCCGCATGTCGTGTACAGAGAGATTGTAAGGAAGATTGTCGGTGCAGAGAATGCTGATTCCAACGGGCAGTAA
- the radB gene encoding DNA repair and recombination protein RadB, giving the protein MLIPTGSKCIDSLLGGGVETGTVTQIYGHGGTGKTTLCLMLAKNAAEQFKVAYIDTEGLSGERVRQIFGDERLFSNVFVYEVYRFRQQGVAIQEAEKLCRSEKVKLVIVDCFTSLYRSELEDDRKQIKIKRELTSQLTFLLGMARKYDVAVVITNQMFTDVGSGVDRPLGGPSLEHLSKVIIALERSNELRKATLIKHRWMKEGKSCFYRITDRGIEP; this is encoded by the coding sequence ATGCTGATTCCAACGGGCAGTAAGTGCATAGACTCTCTTCTCGGAGGAGGAGTTGAAACCGGAACGGTTACTCAGATATACGGCCACGGAGGTACGGGGAAGACCACTTTGTGCTTGATGCTGGCAAAAAATGCAGCAGAGCAGTTCAAAGTTGCGTACATCGACACGGAAGGTCTTTCGGGGGAGAGAGTTAGGCAGATTTTCGGTGATGAGAGGCTTTTCTCCAACGTCTTCGTTTACGAGGTTTACAGGTTCAGGCAGCAGGGAGTGGCGATTCAGGAGGCGGAAAAGCTCTGCAGAAGCGAGAAGGTCAAGCTAGTTATCGTTGACTGCTTCACCTCCCTCTACAGGAGCGAGCTTGAGGATGACAGGAAGCAAATAAAGATAAAGAGGGAGCTAACGTCACAGCTAACCTTCCTCCTCGGAATGGCGAGGAAATACGATGTGGCCGTGGTGATAACCAACCAGATGTTTACAGATGTTGGCTCTGGAGTTGACCGCCCCCTCGGCGGGCCGAGCCTTGAGCACCTTTCAAAGGTCATAATCGCCCTTGAAAGAAGTAATGAGCTGAGAAAAGCCACGCTTATCAAGCACAGGTGGATGAAGGAGGGAAAAAGCTGCTTTTACAGGATTACCGACAGGGGTATAGAGCCCTAA
- the pth2 gene encoding aminoacyl-tRNA hydrolase produces MTLKQVIVVRDDLKLSRGKLAVQVAHAAIIGYLKSDSSLRRKWLDEGQKKVVLKVKSLEELLGIKHKAESLGLVTGLVQDAGLTEVPPGTITAVVIGPDEERKIDKVTGNLPLLK; encoded by the coding sequence ATGACTCTGAAGCAGGTGATTGTAGTCAGGGATGACTTGAAGCTATCGAGAGGAAAGCTTGCGGTTCAGGTTGCCCATGCAGCGATTATTGGCTACCTCAAGTCTGACAGCAGTTTAAGGAGGAAGTGGCTCGATGAAGGGCAGAAAAAGGTCGTTTTGAAGGTCAAGAGCCTCGAAGAGTTGCTGGGGATCAAGCACAAAGCGGAATCGCTTGGCCTTGTAACCGGGCTCGTGCAGGACGCCGGGCTGACTGAAGTCCCTCCCGGAACGATTACCGCTGTCGTCATAGGCCCAGATGAGGAGAGGAAAATTGACAAGGTTACGGGCAACCTACCTCTGCTGAAGTAG